In a single window of the Bacteroidota bacterium genome:
- a CDS encoding transposase, with protein MKNQRRKFSEEFKVKVLHEVVLNEKAVAAIARKFDLTPGQIYSWKKRSEKK; from the coding sequence ATGAAAAACCAACGCCGGAAGTTTTCCGAAGAATTTAAAGTGAAGGTACTGCATGAAGTTGTGTTGAATGAGAAAGCAGTGGCGGCTATTGCTAGGAAATTTGATTTAACGCCGGGGCAGATCTATTCTTGGAAAAAAAGAAGTGAAAAGAAGTAG